Part of the Halogeometricum sp. S3BR5-2 genome, TCCGGCGGGTCCATCGACGACCACCTACACACGCACGTCGTGCCGCGGTGGGGCGGCGACACGAACTTCATGCCCGTCGTCGGCGACACGAAGGTCATCGTGGAGGCCCTCGACGACACCTACGACCGACTCCGAGAAGCGTTCGCCGAGCAGTCCGGCGCCGACGTCGACGGCGAGGACGACGCCGTCTCCCTCGAGTTCGACGCCGAGTTGGAGTACGACGACGACCGGAGCGACTGAGCGCTCGCGGGTCGGAAACGTCATGCGTCTGCCTCCGCAACCCCCGGTGATGAGCGGAGACCGGCGCCGGGTCGTCCGACGGGTGGGCCTCGTCGTCCTCGTGGTGAACGTCGCGTTGGCCCTCGCCAAGGGCGGCGTCTGGTGGGCGACGGGCAGTCTCGCCGTCGGGTCCGAGGCGGTCAACAGCGCGGCCGACACCGCCTACAGCGTCATCGTCCTCGCCGGTCTCTATCTGACGACGCAACCGCCCGACTTCCAGCACCCGCACGGCCACGAGCGCATCGAACCGTTCGTCTCGCTGTTCGTCGCCGTCGGCGTGTTCGCCGCCGGCGCGGGCGTCCTCTGGAACGCCACCACCACGGTCCTGAACGGCTCCTACGGCGGCGCGACCGGCGGGGTCCTCGGCGCCGGCGTCCTCGTCGCCTCCGCCGGCGTGAAGTACGGCCTCTACCGCTACTGCCGGCGCGTCGGCGAGACCCACCGCTCCCCGGCTATCGTCGCGACGGCGATGGACAACCGCAACGACATCCTCACGGCCGCCGCCGCTCTCGTCGGCGTCCTCGGCGCGAGCCTCGGCGTCCCCGTCCTCGAACCCGTCGCCGCGGGCGTCGTCTCTCTCGGCATCATCTACACCGGCTACGAGATAGTGCGCGACAACGTGAACTACCTCGTCGGCGCCGCCCCCGACGACGAACTGACCGCCGAGATTCTGGCCCGCGCCCTCGAACACCCCCGCGTCGAGGGGGCGCACGACGTGATCGCTCACTACGTCGGCCCCGAGGTGGACGTGAGCCTCCACATCGAGGTGGAGGGCGACATGACGCTGTTCGAGGCGCACGACATCGAGTCGGAGGTGGTGACGGCCATCCGTGAGATTCCCGAGGTGGACGACGTGTTCGTCCACGTCGACCCGAAGGAACTCGGCGAGTGGAAGGAGGACGAACGGGCGACCCGGCTGTTCGAGGGGCGGGCCGGGGAGAAGTAGGTCGGCTCAGACCTTCCCGGCGAGGAGGAGGCGTATCCATCCGAGCAGCGGCACCCGGACCTGCGCCTTCGCGCGGACCCACTCCGCCCGCACCGGGGGTGCGATGGGGTCGACGCCCACCTGGTCGTATCTGGCGTTGTTGTCCCCCTTCGTGACGTACCCGGCGTGCGGCGCGGGGCAGTTCGCCAGTTCCGCACAACCGTCCACGCCGGCCCCCACGAAGTCGGGGTTCGCCCTGTCGTACCAGTTCTCGCCCGCCTCGACGTGGAAGCGGACCCGGTGGATGATGGGCGAGGAAAGCCCCCGACGGTCGGGCGGCATGAAGACGACGACGTCGCCGCCCTCGGAGAATCGGGTGTAGCCGTCCGACCGCGCCTGCGTCACGATGCCGTTCTCGTCGGCCGCGGCGGCGACGTAGCGGTTCACGTCCGAGACGACGACCATGTCGCCGGTGTCGATGTGCGGTTCCATGCTGGGGCTCTCGACGGCGACCATCGGCGGCCAGATGCCCGTCAGCGCGAACAGGAGGACGCCGACGAGGACGACGGCGCCGAGCGTCTGGAGCACGTCGCGGACGTAGCGCGGGACGCGAGGGCGGGGGTGGGGTCGGGGGTCCGGACCCGACCCGGGACCGGAATCGGAACCGGTGCCGGAATCGGGGCCCGACCCGGAGCGAGGGCGGGGAGGGTCGCGGCGGGGGGGACCGGAGTCGTCGGCCATCGACCGAACGTGGGGAACGACGAGCAAAAGCGCGGCGGTTCCGCACCCCCTCGGATGCCAAGCGATTTCTCCCCGTTCGCCGTCCGTCCGCGCATGGACGACGACTACGAACTCGTTCGCGGGACGCCCGACCCCGAGACGTTCTGCGCCCTCCGGGAGGCGGCCGGCCTCTCGGCTCGCAGCCTCGAAGGCGCCCGACGGGGACTGCCGAACACGCTGTTCGGCGTCCGCGCGGAGCGTCGGGGTGAGGTGGTCGGCATGGCCCGCGTCGTCGGCGACGGCGGGACCGTCTACGAAATCGTCGACGTGGCCGTCGACCCCGCCCACCAGGGCCGCGGACTCGGCTCCGCGATGGTCGAGGAACTGGTCGGCTACCTGGACCGCGAAGCGCCGCCGCGGGCGTACGTGAGCCTCCTCGCGGACGTCGAGGGGTTCTACGAGCGATGGGGGTTCGAGCGGACCGCACCGGGGTCGCGGGGGATGTTCCGCCGCGTCGACGCCGATGGACGGTTCAGTGACGGCGGTTCGGAGTCGTGAACGCCTCGGTTCGCGCGCGTCCGAGCGCGGACGGGCGAGCGGCGCGGCCGCCGAAACCGCCGCACCGCGCCGCCGCGCTTTTCTGACAACGGGCCGAACGGTCACCGTGCAAGCAGACGAGATTCACCCGCAGGCGAGGGAGGCGATGGCGGCGCAGTCGGACCTCTCGCGGCTCAGACGCTTCGGTCCGAAACCGCTGCGGTTGTTGGAGCGAGCGGCCAACTGGTGGGAGAACCGGAACCCGCCGGCGGTGGGCGCCGTCGACGACCGGACGGTTCCCGGCCCGGCGGGCGA contains:
- a CDS encoding cation diffusion facilitator family transporter, with translation MSGDRRRVVRRVGLVVLVVNVALALAKGGVWWATGSLAVGSEAVNSAADTAYSVIVLAGLYLTTQPPDFQHPHGHERIEPFVSLFVAVGVFAAGAGVLWNATTTVLNGSYGGATGGVLGAGVLVASAGVKYGLYRYCRRVGETHRSPAIVATAMDNRNDILTAAAALVGVLGASLGVPVLEPVAAGVVSLGIIYTGYEIVRDNVNYLVGAAPDDELTAEILARALEHPRVEGAHDVIAHYVGPEVDVSLHIEVEGDMTLFEAHDIESEVVTAIREIPEVDDVFVHVDPKELGEWKEDERATRLFEGRAGEK
- a CDS encoding S26 family signal peptidase, translated to MADDSGPPRRDPPRPRSGSGPDSGTGSDSGPGSGPDPRPHPRPRVPRYVRDVLQTLGAVVLVGVLLFALTGIWPPMVAVESPSMEPHIDTGDMVVVSDVNRYVAAAADENGIVTQARSDGYTRFSEGGDVVVFMPPDRRGLSSPIIHRVRFHVEAGENWYDRANPDFVGAGVDGCAELANCPAPHAGYVTKGDNNARYDQVGVDPIAPPVRAEWVRAKAQVRVPLLGWIRLLLAGKV
- a CDS encoding GNAT family N-acetyltransferase, producing the protein MDDDYELVRGTPDPETFCALREAAGLSARSLEGARRGLPNTLFGVRAERRGEVVGMARVVGDGGTVYEIVDVAVDPAHQGRGLGSAMVEELVGYLDREAPPRAYVSLLADVEGFYERWGFERTAPGSRGMFRRVDADGRFSDGGSES